CACCCTTAAGCATATTTAATCATATTAGCCCTCTCTGTGCAAATTATTATTACCAGTATCTTATGCGCCTTATCGTTGATGTTTGTTTGATCAGGTGATGATGCCCCAGCCTGTCAGGCGCCTCATGAATGTCGGCTCAATTCAGTTATATCCCCATCCCAAGGTGATCTTTGTTGCTCCATTTTAAAATAGTTTGTGCATAGTAATTCTGCGTAATAGTAAACTGCTTTATCCCCGACTCACAACACTATTTGGGTTGCCATTAAAATTTTCTCGCCACGCAGGTCTGTCTCCCACATCTATTTCTGCGTCATTCCATGCGCCATCAACAGAGTCTCCAATAGGTAGAGTTTGTTGCTCAAAGACAGTTTGCCATCTCTTTGTTTGTGGCGCGCAATAAATGCAGTACTTTTATACACATTTAGGGACATAGGGAACCCATATGTTGTGCTTGCACTAGAATCTTGGGCTTTATATTTAAAAAAGACACTATCATGCATAGTCGCACATGTTTCTTTGTTTGGCAATATTCCTTATTTCCCAGCGGCGATAATCTTGCAAAACATTTGCATTTTACATTTTTAAATACACGGGCCCTTATAAATGCTTCATTACTTAATTTGATAGATAGTAATAAACAACCAAAACGTAGAGGACGTCCTCCGAATCTTGTCACTCCAGAGGTGTTGGAAAGACGAAGATTATCAAGAAAGAGGATCACTTTCTCCCGACCAAAAGGTAAGCTAAGCATGTGTTTGACAACCTATTGGCCTCTGAAAACCTTCTCTTAGTTACATGTTCCTCAGTATGAGAGGCACATGAATCCCATCCCGCGAAAGTTATTTGCAGTTATTATCTCCCACCGCCCACTATGAACCTCTTCCACATACCGTGTTTTAATGTGCTTTTCTTTTAAAATAGGAGGGGACCCTTTAAGGAAGAGAGGAAGCCCTAGACCTATCATATCGGATAACACTCGGCTCTGTTGTACTTTATCAGGCCCCATGATTCATCACCAAGATAACAATGGTAAGAACAACCAAAAAAGTGTTTATCAAAATGTCACAGAGCTCTAAATTTCCCAAGAAGTCATATAATATTATCATCTAAATATCATTCTTATCAACATCTTCAAATTTTTCAGCAGGTGAAGCATCAGGCTCCTCCGCAGCTGCCCCAAGTGACTGGAGTTCGGCTGTAGAATTGCGAGAAGGTAACTCCCGTTCCCGTATTTTGAACAACCTAAAAATTAGTAGGTTTTGCTGTGTATAGGGCCAACTAGTGGTTACACTACTCGAATTATGTGGCTTTACATCCAATATATATGTAGGACATGTGCTTACATTATTGGAGAAAATTGgtagaaaattttattttaaaatttcccaaTCAATCTCAATATAAAAGGAAAGATAGGTGCATGTTGATCCCGCGTAGGCTGCCAAATTATAATAAccaatttaaaattaaaatgtaTGTCACCTCTGACAAAAATGTTATTGGAGGCAACTATATCTATGTCCATTGTTAGTTAAGTTAATGCTTTGAAAattatcaaagcttaatttcaTGTTTTAACACGGGTTCTTTCTAAAAATATAAGAAAATGGCTTTCATGTTTTTTAAAATACTGGGGTGTTTCAGCATCAAATTAACTGTTTGGTTAATGAGCATGGTGATGTCTTTGCACCTGGGCCGAGGTTCCGCATAAATTGGTAACTACTTGATACATTGCGGTGTATATCACTAATATCTATGCTTTATCTCAAGACGAGTTGTAGCATTTGTATCATAtcttgaattatttttatttaattttttatctTTGGGGCATAAAGCTGAGCTGGATGTTTGGAGCATAATCCTTTAGAATGCATATTTTTTTTAATCTCATGCAATAATCATACAGGAAAATTATATAGTATGATATATTATCGGACCTGCATTAAGATTCAGAATTATGgcattaaaatattataaattatgtgCCAAGAACAATTATCCtatatttgatttgattttttcattttgttaaaatattttttggCATGCATCTTTCTGATCTTACAAACAGGTGCGGCGATAGGCAGCAATCTACCCTTGGCAGAACGTTTAGGTACTTTCTCTTTACTTTGTCAAGAAAACTTTCCTCCATCTGTTCTTTATAAGGCCATTCATCATGATGCAACATATACCATTCCTCAAGATCCCCGGAGGCAAAATGCCTGCACAAATTGCCACTCCTACCACACTGTGCCTTCATGCAGTAGTTTTACATTTATAACGGCCAATGCATACTAACACTGCCGGTCCCTGTCATTTGCAGAAACACCGCAAATACGCAAATCCATAGATCGGAAGAAAAAGGAATTCAGTAAGGCATTTTTTTAGTCCCCAAGTGAAATTAATAAAAGCTTACTTCGTTCTATTTAAGCTAATGCACCTTAATCCACCTCTAAATGTTGCTTTACTGACATAGTGGAAAGTAATATGATCCTTAACCTTGGAAGGCAAGAGGAGACTTGCGGATACTGCACTGCAATGGTATGGAGTGCGGAGTATACAGGGAGGCATGTGGGTTCCGGGGCAAAAGGGTATTCCATTTGTTGTGGCAAGGGAAAGGTTCAGCTTCCTCTGCTACGCGAACCGCCTCCAGAGTTGAAGGGATTGATAACTCCAGATGGGTTGACATCAAATAAGTATTTCAGTAAGAGCAGAGTTTACAACAACATTTTTGCTTTCTGCTCCTTTGGGGGTAATGTTGACCATTCAGTAAATAAAGGAAAAGGACCATTCGTTTTTCGCATAAGTGGCCTTACATACCATAGTCTTGGTTCTTTGGTACCCCCTGATGGCCTGACTCCTAAGTTTGCCCAATTATACATGTATGATGGTCAAGAAGCTGTCGCCCACCGAATGGATTTCTCGAGCAGGATGGGGGAAGTGGATCCAGCGATTGTGACCATGTTACAGGGAATGTTGGAACGTGAAAATGTATTGGTGGGTATGTTTAAGCAATTGCGGGACCGCATCACGGGTTCTCAAGCTGAAACAGTTACCTTGAGGTTGTTGGCAAGAAGAACATCTGATGGCCGTCTTGAAAACATCCCAACTGAAAATGATTACGAATTTGCTGGCCTTGTGGTGGATAATGACTTTGCAAATCGCCGTGATGTTGTGGCTGAGCATAAAAAAATGGGCCTGCAACATATCAGTGACCTCCATCCTTCTTACATGTCATTACAATACCCTCTACTGTTCCCATATGGGGAGGACGGCTACCGAACCAATATTAAGCACCGTAATGCTGACAATTCTGAGTGTAAAAAAAATAACAAGGTCAGCATGCGAGAATATTATGTGTTTCGGGCACAATATCGCAGAGGTGAAGGACATACAATAATTCTCGGAGGCCGCCTATTCTTGCAATTCATAGTTGACGCCTGGTGCTCGGTGGAACACGGTCGCTTAATGTGGGTACGAAGACACCAATCTCTAATAAGATCGGAACTTTACAATAACATTGTAGACAGTATGAGACGGGGTGATGTAGATGCCACAGATGTGGGAAAACGAGTGGTCCTGCCATCAAGTTTCACTGGTGGGTATAGATATATGCAGCAGAATTTTCAAGATTCTTTGGCTCTATGCAAGGAATTTGGCCACCCAGATTTGTTCATCACTTTTACCTGTAATCCAAAATGGGCTGAAATCCAGCATGCAGTTCATGCATCAGGCTCACATGATGCTTCTGTGCATCCAGATATCGTGGCACGCGTTTTTAAGATGAAACTAGACACCATGATAAATGACCTCACCAAAAAACATGTTCTAGGTCGTCTCATTGGAGGTAATCCTTGTCCTCGCTTAACAATGTACCCTTAGCACCTTTTAAATAATTCTGCAAATTATCACTGATTTTGTTACTCCAAGAGCGCCAATTCAATCACAAGCACCACATCCCTCTACACAGTATTTTATTTAGTTTAAAAAGGAGCAATTTATGTATTTATATCGTTGCTTAGGGTAGGAAAATTGTTCACAAAACACTTTGAATCTGTGCAAGTAAATTCTACTATTTATGCACCTAACCACATTTTGAACTTGGTGTTCGATGTACACCATCATTATCAACAAATATTTTTGGTTTCCACTTACACTCAATTATGTGTTTGATTGTAGTGGTATACACAGTCGAGTTTCAAAAACGTGGTTTACCCCACGCTCATATTGTAATCTGGTTGGCAACTGCTGACAAGTTAGTCACTATGGATGATATTGATAGTGTAATAAGTGCAGAGATTCCAGATAAAGATGCCGATCCAGTAGGTTACCAAGCTGTCTCTCAGTTTATGATGCATGGGCCATGCGGCGCAGCGAACCCTAAATGTCCATGCATGTCCAATGGCCAGTGCACAAAACATTATCCAAAAACCTTCAGGGATGCCACAACTTTGGATGATGACGGCTACGCTGTTTATAGAAGGAGGGATCTGAAAATTACGGTGGAGTGTAATGGAATACATCTAGATAACAGGTTGGTTGCCTGTTTATTAATCTTAATAGGGTCTAGCTATAATCATCTTATTCCTATCATAAAAAGTATATGTAAAGTTTCGTGAACTGGTCCCTTGGTTAATTGGAACCTTAAATTAAACATTATGTTAACTCATATTAGCTGGAACAAATGTCACATTAAATTAATGACATGGATTATTCAGTCCAACTATTGGTACACTATTGTGGTGTTAGTTAAAAATAAACATGGCAGTATTTAACTCTTCCATACATACCTTAATTGAACTGTGTATGACTTACCCGCCTTATTACATAGTGTTCAATTACGTGATTATTTAGCAATTTGTGCCGAATAGTGGGAATTTAAAGTCCAACCAAATTCAGTAGGAAGGCCGTACAAACAATCCTCGATCGTGTACAACTATGTTTATATGCATTTACATTATTACTGTAAACCTAGCATAGTGTCAGCAATAATATGAATTACATTTCTGTGTAATGGTGGTTATTAAAAATCTGTTTCCATATCTTTCTCAGTCATGTGCAACTGCATACGAGCTTACATCTTTATTATTGCTTCTTTTTTTAGGCATGTTGTACCCTACCACCGTGGGTTGCTTGTCAAATACCAGGGGCATATAAATGTTGAGTACTGCAATCGGTCTCTCtcaattaaatatttatttaaatatatcgGCAAGGGGCCGGATACGGCAATAATTCGATTGGAACAGGGTAGGCAGCACCAGCATGGAAGTGAAGATGCATCCTCTTCGGTCAGGAGAAACAATTGTGATGAGGTCAGCAACTATCTCTCATATCGATATGTATCAGCGGCTGAGGCCAGTTGGCGCCTGTTTGAGTTTACCATACATTATAGGGAGCCATTTGTTCAGCGTTTATACTTTCATTTGGAAAATGAGCAGGAGGTTAGATTTCGTGACAACGAGACCTTGCCTGAGGTTGTTCGTAGGGTTGATCCTGATGGCACAATGTTCATTCAGTGGATGCTTAACAATCGTTTTGACAACCTTGGGCATAATTTAACCTTCACAAAATACCCTACAAAGTTTCGTTGGGATTCATCCGCCAAGCGATGGTTTCGCCGAAAACAAAATGTCAACGTTGTTGGCCGCATGGTCTATGCACACCCGGCTTCAGGTGAACGATTCTACATGCGTTTATTGTTAAATATTGTTGTAGGCGCTAAAACATTTGAGGAGATCAGAACTGTGGGAGGCATTGTTTACCCTACCCATAAAGAGGCATGCTTCCGGAGAGGATTGTTGGACTCTGACAAGGAATGGCATCTTGCACTAGACGATGCAGCACTTTGTGCAACTTCCCCTCAATTACGTGATCTGTTTGTCACTTTGTTAGTCTTCTGCGAAATAAGCAACCCATCGGAACTCTGGGACAAACACTGGGCCAACTTAGCGGATGACATTCAGTATACGAAAAGGAAAATGACCCAATTCCCGAATCTTAAAATCAGTGATGCTGACAAGCAGATGTTGGCCCTCGAAGCAATGTCTCATTTATTAAAGCAGTATGGGAAGAAACTTGAGGATTTTCCTGGCCTGCCAGAACTTAATATTGTCTCCACCACTAGGTATAAAAATGATTTATTATTGGAAGAGATGATGTATGACCGCGAAAAGCTTAGATCAAAGGCAAGTGAAGGGGTTGATTGCTTCAACTCGAAGCAACGCCTCATCTTTGATGAAATTCTGGAGTCCGTGCATACAAATGCAGGAGGCTTCTACTTCGTGTATGGCCCTGGAGGCACAGGGAAGACATTTTTATGGTCAACAATTCTAGCAAGACTCAGGAGCGAGGGAAAAATTGTGCTAGCTGTAGCCTCATCAGGTATAGCTTCACTTCTAATTGAAGGAGGACGAACAGCTCACTCACGCTTCAAAATACCAATCGATCCTAATGAATTTACCTGTTGTGAAATCAAACAAAACACCTATCTCGCTGAGCTGATAAACAACACAAGCTTAGTCATTTGGGATGAGGCTCCAATGACCCACCGGTACGTTTTTGAGGCTGTCGACCGCACTTTCCGTGATATACGCGCTAAAGTCCATGTAGATGCTCAGATCCGACCATTTGGCGGCCTTACCATGCTTTTGGGGGGAGATTTCCGGCAGATTTTACCAGTCATTCCAAAGAAAGGACGTGAGGAGATTGTTGCAGCAACAATTAGCAAATCACCACTATGGCAATTCTGTAAGATTTTTAAACTACATGAGAATATGCGGATTGAGCGAGATGTTCCCCCTATTACAATCCAGGGCAAGAAATTACATTTTAGAGACTGGGTTTTAGCTCTGGGGGATGGATTGCAAGAAACCATTGCACTTGGTGATGACCTGGACCCTTCTTGGGTAAGATTACCAGAGGAGGTATGCTCCCCAAGATTAACGCATATGAGTGCAACTACCTTACAACTTCACAATTCACCCTCATTCAGTTACATACTATATAATTCTGCTTTGAAAATTAAAATGATTATGCCCACACTTCAATCACCTTCCAAAAACCTCTCTCACATCCAATTCTTCTGTCAGGTTTTACTTTACACCCATTTGAACGTGTGTTCATTCGACTAAAACGCGTAACTCAAGTTTTCACACCTGCCAAAATAAGCTACCATACCTTCAcgtacatatatattttaagttgGTTCAGGGAACTAACAGGATCTTAATTTTTTGCAGCTTTCCCTTGCGTACACAGGTGATCCCATTGAAACAATAGTCAATGACATTTACAAAGACTTACATCACATGCATGGAGACCTAGAGTATCTACGCAGTAGGGCAATACTGACACCACTTAATGAAAGCGTTGAAAATGTCAATATGACAGTTTTACAAAGACTACCAGGAGAATTTAAAGAATACAAAAGCTGTGATACTATCTGTAAGGGTTCGTCCAATTCCGAGGTAGACGAAGTGCTGTACCCTCCAGAATACCTAAACTCCCTCAAATTTAGTGGCATGCCAAACCATGAAATTAAAGTCAAAATCGGTGCCCCAATCATGTTGTTGCGTAACCTAAATGCCAAAAAAGGGTTATGCAATGGAACTCGCCTCATAATCACTCGGTGTTACCCATTTCTTATTGAAGCGGTGATTATAACAGGCAAAAGAATTGGTGAAACCACTTACATTCCAAGGATAACTATGTGCCCTCCAGATAAGACTTTGCCTTTTATGCTAAAAAGGAAGCAATTCCCAATTTCAGTTTGCTATGCAATGACTGTGAATAAAAGCCAGGGGCAAACGGTACACAATGTGGGCTTGTACTTGCCTAACCCAGTATTTGGTCATGGTCAAATGTATGTCGCAGTCTCAAGAGTAACTTCGCCAGCTGGTTTGAAAATAGTCACAGTTGACAATGATTCGACTCACAACGGCTACACCAAGAATATTGTATACCGAGAAATATTTGATAACCTGGTGTAGGTTGACAGCCAAAACCAGCCTCAAAGGTATAAATGGAAGCTACAAccttaattttattattattagtatGCATTTTCTGATCTAACACAATTGAACGAAAATGAACATTAGTGAAATACTATAGCATTTTCCGGGATTGTATAATTGCACACGGTTTAAACAACATTTTGCACCTCATTTTATGGGCTTAACTTGGAGGATTCCTGGTGTTTTCTTCGGTGTGTTTTAGATTGTTGTGAAGTATTCCATCTTGCGCCTCATTTTTGTTTTTTTTACCTCCACTACTATTAAAGTGAGGAATTAACTTCAGACAGTTGCGCATACCTTCACAGCTTGGGTGAAGCTTATCTTAAGAATGATGCTTCAATGGAATCAAGTGGGTATTGTGTGAATTTAGATACATATATAGGCATGGCGTTAAAAGAAGTTCAATTTTACCTCGATATTGAGCTTATAATCCAAGTATGAATAAGATTTCTAATTGTATTACAAGTCAAAAAAGGTCATGACACTTTGTAGACTTCATTCCTTTTAGTTATTTTGGCATGTTATCAATTTTTTGATCAATTAGCTTTGTAATTAAAACTTGTCATTTACAAACTAAAGAAAGGATTTAAGTACATGACTCTATATTAATATTCATGATCGGAGAACATGGAGCAGTTCTGAGCGGctgataaaacatattattatTGATACATGGATGACCTGATCGCGGATTGTTTGATAAATATTTTCCTCAGGCAGGACCTACAACCACTGGTAAACATAACATTTGTATGTAAACGCCAGTACCAAGCAGTTCAGGATCAAACGTGTGGGCAAAAGGTAGGTTTTCCTCATTTTGAATATTGGGAATGtgcttttatttaaatttttgtGGGAGTTTGTATTGAGGTCCTCCTCGATATATTGGCAAGCTTGGAGATAACAAGGAGGAGTTTGTATTTTTTTTGCTTGCCCTGTCCGCAAGTCTCCTTGCACTTACATTACAGTCCGGGAAACTTAATGGTCACTAATCTTATTGACAAACATCAACAAAGATTACTTATAAATATGCATAAAAAATGGAATGCAGAAATACATTTTGCAGTGCATGTCTATTAACTATGCCTAAAAGGTTGTTTACCACAGAGTTTCTATAATTTCTGCTGTTTCCTATGCAGCCTTCTCTTGCTGCATTTCTGCTGATATTATGGATGCTGATGAATACAAAAATTACTTGGTAAGCATAGTAGCTCACATTCATGAATACTACACTGATGGTTCCTTCATGGCGTTCAATTTTTGACAGGGAAGTAGGCAAACCCACCTTGATAACATACTGGCAGGCTATGATGTGACTGTGATGGATTGCACTCGGCAATATGAGACTTCCCTATTGCTTACAATGGAAATGCTTCACCATTTCCTCAGATCAGGTGAGGACTAGCACAAGCAAAATTTTGTTATTTCAGAATACATATATCCAGCTAACATATTATTTAGATATCAATACTGAATCACCACTTATATTCAGATTTCGAGTTCAAAATCAAACACTTTCACAAAGGGTGGCTAAATCTTAAAATTAAACATTACGTAAGAGAAGATTCATAGACACATATTCCATGTTTAGTAAATGACATAGATTTGTCTGACTGGCTGCACTGCTTGAACACCTATTTAGAGAACCCCGTCAACTAAACCACCTCCCACATGGTCACATAATGGAGGCGCCCCCAGCAAACGCCTTCAACATGAGGTTCGTGGTGCAGAAGAAACAGTCCACTGACCCCGTATGATCATTGAATGTGGGCGTCTGCTGATCTGTTAGGTGGTTAGGACAGACGACACTCAAATAAGGTACAGAACTAGAACGTGGACAACCAGATGATACATAGATGCTATTCAGATCTGTAAGGAAAGGGCCAATCCCATACTTATACTCCGGGTGGCTGAAAATCCCAACTAAAGCTTGCACTGTATTGTTGCTTGACTCACGCTTGTACAAGCTACGCACAATAAAATTAGCAATCATGGAAGCATAATGACCCCCAGATGCAAGTGCTTGTATTGCTGCAAGGTGGCCCTGAATATTCCCCCCAGCACATAATATTCCGCGACAACTTTGATACAGAACAGCATCAGCAACCCCTAAACTATCACCAATACTCATGAACCTATCAAAACAGGCCTTGTCTGCATCGCTTCCTTTGTCACAATACTTGTACATGGAACGAACAGGGAGATTTTTCAGGAGTATTGGTATCATGGAGGGTCGCTGCGACCTTGCCCAAGCTAGAAACAAATTGAAACAGCTTTCAAAACCATCATCCGCAAGACAATACATCAGCAGAGCAATGACATCAATGGGGAGAGTTTCGAAATTCAAGCTAACATTACTCATTTTGGGTGCACAGCGGGTGCCTTAATTTCGTCACTACAAATTGTTGGCTGCACAAACCAGCAAAAGCCCGAGGCACCCCTTTATATAACTGACACTTTCTGATAGTGACATTTCACATACAAAACATATACGACCCTTTGCCTATACATTTCTTAGGTTAAGCCTTTTCGTGTCTCATTCATTTACAACACTTTTAAATATTTCTTACCTATATTACATTATCACATTTTCCTCTAAGACCAGCCAAAATAACCCTGTCCTCGCAAAAACTTGTTCATTTTCATAATTTTTACACATTCTAAAACAAAATAACCAATgcaataaatttatttaatataatattaataatattaataataataataataataataataacactAAATCATCCAGCCGTATATCCAAGTACTTATTTTTTAACTTAATTTATGGGCAAAATTAATTCTACGTGGTCTCCAGGGAAATGGAAGCATCGGAATAACAATATTTACCTGTTGTGTCTTCATTATTTCCCTATACGTGAGTTAAGTATTTCTCGATAAATTCCAAAGTTTGAACTATATATAAATACACAATTAAACTTAACAAAAAATTATAGAAATCAAGCTCACGGTACATccataaaattaattaaaatatcaCCCTGCTATACATATCATCTCATTCTACATATATGAAACACAAACCGGTGCTGGATGCTCATAATAAGGGCAATAAATACTACCTTAAATTGGACATAGGTTACTGGAGCCGATAGGTCAGGTAAGATAAGCAAACAAGTTCAGGTAGGATAAACAAACAGACACCTACTTGAAGCATATAGACAACTATATAAATAACTCATAAACCCACGATCCCACCCATCCATCTCTTTACATATCCCTTTACAAAAAATTGACAAACTCAGAATGACTTCCTCAGACATTATCACCTTGGCTTCTTTGACACCAAACTCTGAGAAGGAGAAAGTCCTGATTAGAGTAACAAGAATCTGGGAAGCTATTAACAAGCGTAATGGAACGCTGCTGCATACGAATATTATCCTGCTTGATCAACAGGTTAGTTTGACCATCAACAAAAATATGAGTTCACGGTTGTACTATCATATGTGCCTCACATAAGAATATCAATCACATTAAAAAAAATCTTCGCTGACTCTCTCAGCTTTGTAGGGTAACCATATGATGGCAATTGTTCGGAACAACCAAAAACAAATCTACTTACCATTACTCAAGGAAAATGAAGTTTACACCATCTCGGATTTTAAGGTGGTGCCTGGACCTAAAAATTACAAAACTGTGGATGCAGCTTATACAATCAGCTTTTACTACAAGACTAAAATTGAAAAAACTGTTGAGCCCGCAATCAGTATTCCTCAATACAAATTTGAACTAAGGTCTTTTCCTGATATGGAGAACTTGGTGGGAAATGTTACTATGCTGATAGGTATATCCAACCCTTAACTTCAACAATATTACAAAATATCATACCAACAGTATTACGAAATCTCGTACTCACacttttttattatttttaaaaccaACGTGTAGATGTGATTGGCTTGGTCAAGAGCTACGGTAGAATGGAGAAGAGAAACAACGGGGCTGAGAAGATTGACTTGGTGCTCACTGATCACAGGTGTATTGCGTTACCAACATGGTGGTATTTAAaacttctttattttattcaCTTCAATGGATCTATTTCCGTCTTGCTGTTAAGATTCTGACATAGGCTGCCCCTATATTGAGTAAAGTTGGCTTAACATTCTGTGATAATTCATGAGAACTTAAAAAGGATATTTCAGCGTCCTTATATACAATACTAAGCATGCAAGGTAATTGTTTGGCTACATCCTATTTCTAGCACCACGGCATTGAGATTTTAGTACCATGATGCTCAGTTTTTAGCAACTTCTCACTGCACATTCCCTTTCTCATACTTGCACGGTTAAGATTGAATTGAAATAAAAAAGGGTCTACATGTTATAAGTAAATAGAAATTTATGTCTGATCCAAGTAAATAAGTGGAAGAGATGTGTCGGGTACATAGATAGGGAACATGtgtttaatattatatttaattctGTTCCACGACTTGCGTCACCTCGATTCTTTTAAATGGAAATAAAAACTGCTTCATTTGATAATAATATTGATCTAAGTCCAAAAATCATGACAGcatttttaatagatttttacATTCACGTTTCTTATTCAAATAACCATACATTAATTAGTCAAAACTGTTTAAAAATATTACCAGATGTTTTTTTAACATATATAAATTCAAATATATACTACTTTCACATCAGCAATTCATTTTCGTACCCAAACAAATAAGTGACAGATTATTAGCAAAAACAAATCGCCGACTGTAATTAGGAAATTAAAAAAAACCCTATGGACTTAATAtgttcaattttaaaaaaaaaaaataaaaaatttcaaaaaaataaatttttaaaccCTGTACAACTATAAGTAATTTAGTTTGATGCATTGTT
This genomic interval from Apium graveolens cultivar Ventura chromosome 8, ASM990537v1, whole genome shotgun sequence contains the following:
- the LOC141677199 gene encoding uncharacterized protein LOC141677199 isoform X12, translating into MDDHIGGETIVNEGDVPPRGRGRPPIPVTEEVLERRRLSKQQANAARPKREGPSRKRGRPKHGVAGTVQGEEDLPSTRINTAGHQYGAATSTQTSPLNSDASSAKANIGSVASRKRGRPPIVVTEEVLERRRLSKQRVNAARAKKEGPARKRGRPRRDVTGPIEHTHGLESSEIEGSYQRCHAAPSCDADHECRFSSVITLAQGEGPLRRRGRPRRGVTELIAHTHGLGTCEIQRSCDQRDDAPACQAPHECRLNSVISPSQGLSPTSISASFHAPSTESPIDSNKQPKRRGRPPNLVTPEVLERRRLSRKRITFSRPKGGDPLRKRGSPRPIISDNTRLCCTLSGPMIHHQDNNAGEASGSSAAAPSDWSSAVELREGAAIGSNLPLAERLETPQIRKSIDRKKKEFMESNMILNLGRQEETCGYCTAMVWSAEYTGRHVGSGAKGYSICCGKGKVQLPLLREPPPELKGLITPDGLTSNKYFSKSRVYNNIFAFCSFGGNVDHSVNKGKGPFVFRISGLTYHSLGSLVPPDGLTPKFAQLYMYDGQEAVAHRMDFSSRMGEVDPAIVTMLQGMLERENVLVGMFKQLRDRITGSQAETVTLRLLARRTSDGRLENIPTENDYEFAGLVVDNDFANRRDVVAEHKKMGLQHISDLHPSYMSLQYPLLFPYGEDGYRTNIKHRNADNSECKKNNKVSMREYYVFRAQYRRGEGHTIILGGRLFLQFIVDAWCSVEHGRLMWVRRHQSLIRSELYNNIVDSMRRGDVDATDVGKRVVLPSSFTGGYRYMQQNFQDSLALCKEFGHPDLFITFTCNPKWAEIQHAVHASGSHDASVHPDIVARVFKMKLDTMINDLTKKHVLGRLIGVVYTVEFQKRGLPHAHIVIWLATADKLVTMDDIDSVISAEIPDKDADPVGYQAVSQFMMHGPCGAANPKCPCMSNGQCTKHYPKTFRDATTLDDDGYAVYRRRDLKITVECNGIHLDNRHVVPYHRGLLVKYQGHINVEYCNRSLSIKYLFKYIGKGPDTAIIRLEQGRQHQHGSEDASSSVRRNNCDELSLAYTGDPIETIVNDIYKDLHHMHGDLEYLRSRAILTPLNESVENVNMTVLQRLPGEFKEYKSCDTICKGSSNSEVDEVLYPPEYLNSLKFSGMPNHEIKVKIGAPIMLLRNLNAKKGLCNGTRLIITRCYPFLIEAVIITGKRIGETTYIPRITMCPPDKTLPFMLKRKQFPISVCYAMTVNKSQGQTVHNVGLYLPNPVFGHGQMYVAVSRVTSPAGLKIVTVDNDSTHNGYTKNIVYREIFDNLV
- the LOC141677199 gene encoding uncharacterized protein LOC141677199 isoform X13, whose product is MDDHIGGETIVNEGDVPPRGRGRPPIPVTEEVLERRRLSKQQANAARPKREGPSRKRGRPKHGVAGTVQGEEDLPSTRINTAGHQYGAATSTQTSPLNSDASSAKANIGSVASRKRGRPPIVVTEEVLERRRLSKQRVNAARAKKEGPARKRGRPRRDVTGPIEHTHGLESSEIEGSYQRCHAAPSCDADHECRFSSVITLAQGEGPLRRRGRPRRGVTELIAHTHGLGTCEIQRSCDQRDDAPACQAPHECRLNSVISPSQGLSPTSISASFHAPSTESPIDSNKQPKRRGRPPNLVTPEVLERRRLSRKRITFSRPKGGDPLRKRGSPRPIISDNTRLCCTLSGPMIHHQDNNAGEASGSSAAAPSDWSSAVELREGAAIGSNLPLAERLETPQIRKSIDRKKKEFMESNMILNLGRQEETCGYCTAMVWSAEYTGRHVGSGAKGYSICCGKGKVQLPLLREPPPELKGLITPDGLTSNKYFSKSRVYNNIFAFCSFGGNVDHSVNKGKGPFVFRISGLTYHSLGSLVPPDGLTPKFAQLYMYDGQEAVAHRMDFSSRMGEVDPAIVTMLQGMLERENVLVGMFKQLRDRITGSQAETVTLRLLARRTSDGRLENIPTENDYEFAGLVVDNDFANRRDVVAEHKKMGLQHISDLHPSYMSLQYPLLFPYGEDGYRTNIKHRNADNSECKKNNKVSMREYYVFRAQYRRGEGHTIILGGRLFLQFIVDAWCSVEHGRLMWVRRHQSLIRSELYNNIVDSMRRGDVDATDVGKRVVLPSSFTGGYRYMQQNFQDSLALCKEFGHPDLFITFTCNPKWAEIQHAVHASGSHDASVHPDIVARVFKMKLDTMINDLTKKHVLGRLIGVVYTVEFQKRGLPHAHIVIWLATADKLVTMDDIDSVISAEIPDKDADPVGYQAVSQFMMHGPCGAANPKCPCMSNGQCTKHYPKTFRDATTLDDDGYAVYRRRDLKITVECNGIHLDNRHVVPYHRGLLVKYQGHINVEYCNRSLSIKYLFKYIGKGPDTAIIRLEQGRQHQHGSEDASSSVRRNNCDEDLQPLVNITFVCKRQYQAVQDQTCGQKPSLAAFLLILWMLMNTKITWEVGKPTLITYWQAMM